One segment of Gordonia terrae DNA contains the following:
- a CDS encoding DUF3068 domain-containing protein has translation MRRFVPAVLAFFGAACIAAAIAIPLYLVPQLKVVPLDLDITSDATTVAADGSTGERFPAVIFDRCSVSEPRARTLDASLTQQRRSIITEPSDSRQASLQSAQTVLIERLRDAEGTETEPTVAAAGETRTCEDGLLTATIDRVSVNRKTSAPNGAVSSLQLEAVPEGGNVNDVSVAIDNRTGYQYKFGFDVQQRDYPYYDLNTRQDCAAKFEGEETIDGVNTYHFVCDVPETDLSNLPNAQGEAALGTMLTMPARWWGITGRGVRANDPITMHRYAAATRHVWVEPETGTIVDGREDQHQYFKSPDQSDATPEAVREFRMDALKGTFKWTDETVSNQTKKASGYVDQLKVGGVWVPIILGIVGVILLIAAALLFFRGRRDDTRVDDTPPPTTPPADERDTTLIKRDAPPAGAAPAGGNPWERPTEQIPKVGDTPPADDSATRTFRKQPPPE, from the coding sequence ATGAGACGTTTTGTGCCGGCAGTGCTGGCCTTCTTCGGCGCTGCGTGCATCGCGGCGGCCATCGCCATACCGCTTTATCTCGTGCCGCAGTTGAAGGTGGTTCCGCTCGATCTGGACATCACTTCCGACGCCACCACGGTTGCCGCGGACGGTTCGACCGGGGAGCGCTTCCCAGCGGTGATCTTCGATCGCTGTTCGGTGTCCGAGCCCCGGGCCCGCACACTCGATGCATCGCTCACCCAGCAGCGACGCTCGATCATCACCGAGCCGTCGGACAGCCGCCAGGCGAGCCTGCAGTCGGCGCAGACCGTCCTCATCGAACGTCTGCGTGACGCCGAGGGAACCGAGACCGAACCGACGGTCGCCGCCGCGGGTGAAACGCGCACGTGCGAGGACGGCCTGCTGACCGCGACCATCGACCGCGTGTCGGTGAATCGCAAGACCTCGGCACCCAACGGCGCCGTCAGCTCGCTGCAGCTCGAGGCGGTTCCCGAGGGCGGCAACGTCAACGACGTGTCGGTCGCCATCGACAACCGCACCGGCTACCAGTACAAGTTCGGCTTCGACGTGCAGCAGCGTGACTACCCCTACTACGACCTCAACACCCGCCAGGACTGCGCGGCGAAGTTCGAGGGCGAAGAGACCATCGACGGGGTGAACACCTACCACTTCGTGTGCGACGTCCCGGAGACCGACCTCTCCAACCTCCCGAACGCGCAGGGCGAGGCGGCACTGGGCACGATGCTGACGATGCCCGCCCGCTGGTGGGGCATCACCGGACGCGGCGTGCGGGCGAACGACCCGATCACGATGCACCGGTACGCCGCCGCGACCCGCCATGTGTGGGTGGAGCCGGAGACCGGAACCATCGTCGACGGTCGCGAGGACCAGCACCAGTACTTCAAGTCCCCCGATCAGAGCGACGCCACCCCGGAAGCGGTGCGCGAGTTCCGTATGGACGCCTTGAAGGGCACCTTCAAGTGGACCGACGAGACCGTCTCCAATCAGACGAAGAAGGCCAGCGGCTACGTCGACCAGCTGAAGGTCGGCGGGGTGTGGGTCCCGATCATCCTGGGCATCGTCGGCGTGATCCTGCTGATCGCCGCCGCGCTGCTGTTCTTCCGCGGACGCCGTGACGACACCCGGGTGGACGACACCCCGCCGCCGACGACCCCGCCCGCCGACGAGCGCGACACCACGCTGATCAAGCGCGACGCACCGCCGGCCGGGGCAGCGCCCGCAGGCGGGAATCCGTGGGAGCGACCGACCGAGCAGATCCCCAAGGTCGGTGACACCCCGCCGGCCGACGACTCGGCCACGCGCACCTTCCGCAAACAGCCGCCACCCGAGTAG
- a CDS encoding alpha/beta hydrolase, translated as MLTRARKRLVAGLVALVAVSGATLVAAPPEASAANGCNVEYVRSNAMNRTVPVCIVSAGGGGPKPTLYLLDGLRAPANNSGWLINTDVARYMAGKGTNVAIPFGGAGSFYTDWQTADPRLGVNKWETFLTRELPGYMKARHNSDNRRNGIAGLSMSGTSALNLASRHPNFYKAVASYSGYPTVTLPGFTQGIMASVAEVGGNPFNMWGFYPAGTWFQNDPFLSAGNLAGKNVYVSSGSGVGSKYDSSVNPASANFDPVKFAQMIPLEVAASTSSQIYIGRLALVPGVKLTTRITPDGAHWWDYWQSTFKESWAKTFRPAFF; from the coding sequence ATGCTGACACGCGCCCGTAAGCGCCTCGTCGCCGGACTCGTGGCTCTCGTGGCCGTGTCGGGTGCGACGCTGGTCGCAGCTCCGCCGGAGGCCTCTGCGGCCAACGGTTGCAATGTCGAGTACGTCCGCTCGAACGCCATGAACCGGACCGTGCCCGTGTGCATCGTCTCGGCCGGCGGTGGCGGACCCAAGCCGACGCTGTACCTGCTCGACGGACTCCGCGCCCCCGCCAACAACAGCGGCTGGCTGATCAACACCGATGTCGCCCGCTACATGGCAGGCAAGGGCACCAACGTCGCCATCCCGTTCGGCGGCGCAGGCAGCTTCTACACCGACTGGCAGACCGCCGATCCCCGGCTGGGTGTCAACAAGTGGGAGACCTTCCTGACCCGCGAGTTGCCGGGCTACATGAAGGCGCGTCACAACAGTGACAACCGCCGCAACGGCATCGCCGGACTCTCGATGTCGGGCACCTCGGCGCTGAACCTCGCGTCGCGTCATCCCAACTTCTACAAGGCGGTCGCCTCCTACAGCGGCTACCCGACGGTCACCCTGCCGGGCTTCACCCAGGGCATCATGGCCTCGGTCGCGGAGGTCGGCGGCAACCCGTTCAACATGTGGGGCTTCTACCCTGCGGGCACCTGGTTCCAGAACGATCCGTTCCTGAGCGCGGGCAACCTGGCGGGCAAGAACGTCTACGTCTCGTCCGGTAGCGGTGTCGGCAGCAAGTACGACTCGTCGGTCAACCCGGCCAGCGCCAACTTCGACCCGGTCAAGTTCGCGCAGATGATCCCGCTCGAGGTCGCCGCGTCGACCAGCAGCCAGATCTACATCGGCCGCCTCGCGCTCGTCCCGGGCGTCAAGCTCACCACCCGGATCACCCCGGACGGTGCGCACTGGTGGGACTACTGGCAGAGCACCTTCAAGGAGTCGTGGGCCAAGACCTTCCGCCCCGCCTTCTTCTGA
- a CDS encoding amidase gives MGEYLSADATTLAGLVASGEVTGAELLDLARARADAVNPSLNAIVIRMDAEADARVRGDLTGPFAGVPFLIKDLAQDYRGYPTTRGSRALATHIAREHSVGVQRFLDAGLVIFGKTNTPEFGAKGITEPTFWGPTRNPWDLAVTPGGSSGGSAAAVAAGIVPAAGASDGGGSIRIPAACTGLFGLKSSRGLMPFGPQTGEPLFGMGVEGVVTRTVRDAAALYDALIGPTPSSTYPTPLHTESYTARIATPPRLLRIGYTTTSAINANPHPEAVAAVEHAASVLTDLGHQVEEVAPPHDDAALARDFLDIWFAKCAAQVDEVRRLTGAPDSHFEADTLTLAELGRAAGVVPLFTALDRINDHVLALDRFHQTHDLLLTPTLAVPPPRVGSMTTPPVLQRAARLASRARSGRAISRLGIIDKLIYESLGWVPYTQLANLTGRPAMSVPLHWTDAGLPLGVQFVGRLGADGDLLALAAGLEAAAPWFHRYADISL, from the coding sequence ATGGGTGAGTATCTGTCCGCCGACGCGACCACCCTGGCAGGTCTCGTCGCCTCCGGCGAGGTGACGGGCGCCGAACTCCTCGACCTCGCGCGGGCCCGCGCGGACGCGGTGAATCCGTCACTCAACGCCATCGTGATCCGGATGGACGCCGAAGCCGATGCCCGCGTCCGGGGCGATCTCACCGGGCCGTTCGCCGGTGTCCCGTTCCTCATCAAGGATCTCGCGCAGGACTACCGCGGCTACCCGACGACCCGTGGCTCTCGCGCGCTGGCGACACACATCGCCCGCGAACACTCCGTCGGCGTGCAGCGGTTTCTCGACGCCGGCCTGGTGATCTTCGGTAAGACGAACACCCCGGAGTTCGGCGCGAAGGGCATCACCGAACCCACGTTCTGGGGGCCGACGCGTAATCCCTGGGACCTCGCGGTGACCCCGGGCGGGTCGTCGGGTGGCAGCGCCGCGGCGGTGGCCGCCGGAATCGTCCCGGCGGCCGGGGCCAGCGACGGCGGCGGTTCCATCCGTATCCCCGCTGCGTGCACCGGGCTGTTCGGACTCAAGAGTTCGCGTGGCCTGATGCCGTTCGGTCCGCAGACCGGCGAACCGCTCTTCGGGATGGGCGTCGAAGGCGTGGTGACCCGAACCGTCCGCGACGCCGCGGCACTCTACGACGCACTCATCGGGCCGACGCCGTCGTCGACGTACCCGACGCCGCTGCACACCGAGAGCTACACCGCCCGGATCGCGACCCCACCGCGGTTGCTGCGGATCGGCTACACCACGACGTCGGCGATCAACGCGAATCCGCACCCGGAGGCGGTCGCCGCCGTCGAACACGCCGCGTCGGTGCTGACCGACCTCGGCCATCAGGTCGAGGAGGTCGCCCCACCGCACGACGACGCCGCACTCGCGCGCGATTTCCTCGACATCTGGTTCGCGAAATGCGCCGCGCAGGTCGACGAGGTGCGACGCCTCACCGGTGCTCCCGACTCCCACTTCGAGGCCGACACCCTGACCCTCGCGGAGCTGGGCCGGGCGGCCGGCGTCGTTCCCCTGTTCACCGCACTCGACCGGATCAACGACCACGTCCTGGCTCTCGACCGCTTTCATCAGACCCACGACCTGCTGCTGACGCCCACGCTCGCCGTGCCGCCGCCCCGGGTCGGTTCGATGACCACGCCGCCGGTCCTGCAGCGGGCGGCGCGACTCGCCTCGAGAGCACGGTCCGGCCGGGCCATCTCGCGCCTGGGGATCATCGACAAGCTGATCTACGAGAGCCTCGGCTGGGTGCCGTACACGCAGCTCGCGAATCTCACCGGCCGCCCGGCCATGAGCGTGCCGCTGCACTGGACCGACGCGGGCCTCCCGCTCGGCGTGCAGTTCGTCGGCCGGCTCGGCGCCGACGGTGATCTCCTCGCGCTCGCGGCCGGACTCGAGGCGGCCGCGCCGTGGTTCCACCGGTACGCCGACATCTCGCTGTAG